The DNA region GGATAGCAGAGGCTGAGACACGGCTAAATCTCAGGACTCCTGACCTCCAgctgcacacgtgtgtgtgtgtgcatacgcGTGGCCATGGTGTGTGTACACGCCATATGTATATGTGTCTGCTCCGAGCATGCGCCTCTGGTGGGGTGTCTGGGTACGGTTGTGTGTTCATAGGCGTCTGTGTGGACGCGTGCGCAGTCCTGTGTCTGGCTCTCCCTGGCGGGGTATGTGGTCTAACACGGGTGTAGGCATGTCCTCTAGAGTGTCAGCTCCAGAGGGAAGGGATTTGTGTCTGGCTTGCTCCCTGCTCTATCCCAGCATCTGGAACAGGGACAAGCACACAGTTGCGGTCAATACATCCTTGACTGAATAAACGTATGAAGGTGTGTGCACATGTCTGGTGTGTGCCCACTTGCTAACCCGTGTGTAGACGTGCACATGCTCCTGTGTCTAAAGGTACACCTGGGTGTGGGTGATGTTGCTGACATGTCAACCTCCTGTCCCTTTTCCAAACTCCTCAGCAGCCAGGGCCCAATGCCTGGGTCCCCGTGGGGCGGAACAGGGGCCTCCTCCTCACAGGAAACTGGATCCCTGGACGTGCAAAGCAGCAGGGAGCAGGGCAGCCCCTTTGTCCCCCGATAATCCCTTCCCCGCCTGGCCCCCTTTCTCCCAGCAACCGGGGTTTAAGGTCGAGTTTGGGGGCTGTAGGGGACGAGGGTGTCACCTCAGTGTTCCCTTCCCTACATATTCCCTGTGCCCAGGGCTTCtgactccttccctccctcatggGCGGCCCTAGGGCTCAACCCCAGGTATAAAGCCACCTGAAGGGTGGGAGGAAAGATGCCCCAGAACCACCCGGAGACTGCAGAGACGAAGGAGCCAAGGAGAGAACATGAGCTATCACCTGCCGCGTGAGTGAGGGAGGGCGCCAAGGTCCCGAGACCAGGACGGGAGCGGGTACCACCCGGCCCTCTGGCCCGTCTGACTCAGGTGCCTGGCTATTTTACATCTGTTGCGAACCTCCAAATCCTTAAACACAGAGGACTTCATtcgtcattcattcattcaagaaatatttaccaaGTGCCTGTTAGGCGCTAGGTAGTATTCTAAGCATTTGGGGACATGGCAGTAAAGAAACAGGcaaaaagtttgttgaatgaatgaatgggcctTCACCTTCAGGCCTTCCCTTAAGTTCTGAATTTCTGGGAATTCAGGAATGTAGACAGGGAAGCCAAGGAGGCCACCCTGGTTTGTCTCTCGTCTCCATCATAGCTGGTGACCTTAGGGAATTGCCCTCCTCTCTGAtccttacactgttggtggggacaACTGGGCCCAACCCTTGAGAAGCCAATTTGGCAGGATTtactcaaatttaaaataaatacacccTCCAATCCAGATATTTCCACTTTCAGCAGTTCCCCAAGAGGCTGGGATAAGGATGTTCACGGcagcatccattcattcaaaaaatatttatgggggcttccttggtggtgcagtggttgagagtccgcctgccaatgcaggggacacgggttcgagccctggtctgggaagatcccacatgccgcggagcaactgagcccatgtgccacaactactgagcctgcactctagagcccgcgagccacaactactgagtccgcgtgccacaactactgaagcccacatgcctagagcccgtgctccccaacaagagaagccacctcaatgagaaacctgcacactgcaaagaagagtagccccccactcgccgcaactagagaaaaagcccacgcgtagcaatgaagatccaacacagccaaagataaataaataaaatgaataaatttatttaaaaaaatatatatttatcaagcTCTGCACTAGGTGCTGGGGAACCAGCAGTGAATGAAGCAGGTGAGGTTTCTTCTTTCCTGGAGCCAACATTCCAGGGGGAGAGACAGCAACAAGCAAgtagacaaataaatcaatgaggGATCTGTAAACAGCAGAAGTCTCTGAAGACTACACATCAGGGAGACGGAGGGGCTTTTGAGTTGAGGCCTGAAGGACGAGAAGGAGCAGCCTTGGGTAGGGTTGTGGGGTGCTCACGGCAGGACCCAGCAAGGCAAAGCCTGCATGGGGCGCTGCAGAAAAGAGGGGCCAGGCCTGTAGCCCACACGGAGGACTCTGGCTTTCACTGTGTTAGGTGGGAGCCACGGGAAGGTTTGGGCAGAGGAGGGATCTAGCTGGAGTTGGAGAGTTGCGGGGTGGCGGAGGGAGGCAAGGGTGGAGACAGAGACACTAGCAGAGAGAGAGGTAGTTCGCTTCTAGAtacttcttttcatcttttaaaattttttattgaaaataacgAATACGTGCAGGGAAGTGTGCACAAGTCCTAAGtatacagctcaatgaattttcacaaagtcaAGGTATCCTTGTCATAAGTGCTCAGATCAAGAAACACAGACAGAccgagggagttccctggtggcctagtggttaggatttcaggCTTTCACTCcggagcccaggttcaatccctggttgggaaactgagatcccgcaGGCTGCACAGTGTGgacggaaaaaaaaaacaacagacctCTTGGCCACCTTTTAAGGACAGAGCCAACAGGATTTACTGTGGGTTGAACATAAGAGGAGAGAATGAGGCGTCTAAAAGGACCCCATGGTTTTGACCTGAGCACCTGGGAGAATGGACGTGCTCTTCCCTGAGTGGGGAAggctgggagaggaaggggaagagggcatCTTGAGCTGagcattggattttttttttcttttgagcatTGGATATTTTGACTTTGAGAAGCTTATTAATATCCAAGGGAAAATGTCAAGTGGGAAGTTGAATAcatgagtctggagttcagggggATATTCTGGGCTGGAAATAATGGGCTTAAAGGATGGTTCTGCCCTGACTTGGATACACAAGATCATTGTAGGCCACAAGGGCTGTACCCACTTGAGGAGCTGttatgatgaatgaatgaattggcaGGCGAGGTGCTGACCTCTGATTTCTCCTGCCAGCCGCCCCCTGCCTGCTGACCCTGCTGCTGCCACCCCTCAGTCTGGGAGCCCCCATCTCCCCAGCTGAGCCCATCAGTCAAGCCTACAGCCTGGCACTCTACATGCAGAAGAATACTTCAACACTGCTGCAGACTTATGTGAGTGATACGGCACGAGCAGGGAATGAGGGGAGAAGGGTGCCACCCTCCCGGCCCAGCTCTGGGTAGGGGAAGCAGAGCAAGGGAAGAGGAAGGCTCCTCCGCGGGTCCAAGGGTATAGGGACTCTGCCATCTAGAGACATACTCCCAGGAACGTTGTCACTGATGGCtggctgaccttgggcaagtcattcctTCTCTCCCAGTCTTAGCTTCCTCATCCGCCAAATGGGCTGGTGATCCTGCCTTGGCTGACCTCTCAGGACTGTTAGAAGATTCAAAGGAAGCACATAGAGGGAAAGGCTTTAGGGGGAATCATGATTCTTTCCACAACTACCTCATGCCCcgtgctttctctttttctttttttttgataaatttatttatttatttttggctgcattgggtcttcgttgctgtgcacgggctttctctagttgtggcaattgggggctgctctttgttgcggtgcgcgggcttctcattgcggtggcttctcttgttgcagagcacaggctctagagctcaggttcagtagttgtggctcacgggcttagttgctccacagcatgtgagatcttcctggaccagggctcgagcccgtgtcccctgcattggcaggtggattcttaaccactacatcaccagggaagcctgccccgTGCTTGCTTGAGCCTAAGCCATGCTGGGAAGTCTAgccttattatctttttaaaatatttatttatttatttatttttggctgcgttgggtcttcgttgctgcacgcaggctttctctagttgcagcgagcgggggctactcttcgttgcagtgcataggcttctcatcgcggtggctcctcttgctgcagagcatgggctctagacgcatgggcttcagtagttgtggcacataggcttagttgctccacggcatgtggggtcttcccggaccagggcttgaacccatgttcccagcactggcaggcggattctcaaccactgcaccactggggaagtccttAGCTTCATTATCTTATTGACTCCTCAAATAGTTCTGAGAGGTGGATTtataacccattttacagataaggaatacTGAGTTTTAGAGAAGGGGAataatttgcctgaggtcacaaaaCCTTAGGTCTAGAAGTTCAAACTGGCAGCCTCCTGATTGGGTCTGACCCACAGATGTTTTGTTTAGGCCATGCAATGCTTGTTCAGATTCTGTGTATGAGTACCTGTCAAAAACAGGCACAGGGATCCTATTGGCctcctgccacccccacccccctcttAGTCCTGCCCTCTTCCCCAAGTGACATGATCTGCCTGGTCCCTGGAGGCCCTGGGGTTTGTGACTCTTCTGCTGTGTTATAATCTAGGTCCACATGAAGTTACTTAATCTAGTTTCTAGTCTCATATCCACCAAACCCTGGGTAGCTTTGGgtaccctgagcctcagtttccccacgtgTAAGATGGGGATGTAGGACCAGATGATCTCTCAATTAGGGGATTTATCAGTGTGCATTAAAATTCTGTGGGCCTAGGTTTGTGGAGGCGAGAACTTTAATGGAGAAGTCACTCAgctaaatttaataatattaataattatttattaatgattataataaaatgaacaaacataaaccACTAAATGCtgtgaataaaaaggaaatagggCTGTAACTATTATACGTTgtcaataatatatttatattgaaaatattgcAATAAGTAGCACAGTCATAGTGTTCATGATTCTAATATGTAGTTCGTGAACAATATTAATGCCCTTATTGTATGCCAGatgctgtgctaagtgctttatacgTTGCGTTGGCCAActagttcgttcaggttttttttttttttttttttttgcggtacgcgggcctctcactgttgtggcctctcccgttgcggagcacaggctccggacgcacaggctcaacggccatggctcacaggcccagccgctccgcggcatgtgggatcttcctggactggggcacgaacccatgttccctgcatcagcaggcggactctcaaccactgcgccaccagggaagccccatagttcGTTCAgttttgagtaaaaataaaagacacatcttttgggccacaacagtgagaggcccgcgtaccgcaaaaaaaaaaaaagaaaaaaaaagaaaagacacatctttcattttcaccaagaactttattgaacaatgtattcattaaCCGAACTAACTTTCTGGCCAGCCCAATATATTACTTATCTTCACCATAATAGTGACACATGGGAATTACTGAAGCTGTGATTCAAAGTTGCACAACTTGTACGTGAAGGAGGCCAAACTGGAACCTAacagagcctgggctctgtgcTAGAACATTTCACCAACTCCCTGAGAGGCAGGGAATGTCAACTCCCCCTGGGAAGATGCCAGTCTCATGGAAGGCAGATGTGAAGTCAGGGGAGACCCAGGGCAGCCTTTTGGCCTCCTCACTCCCGTCTCTGTCCCTCATGCAGCTCCAGTGCCAAGGCAGCCCCTTTAGTGATCCTGGCTTCTCAGCGCCAGAGCTCCAGCTCAGCAGCCTGCCTCCTGCCGCCGTCTCCTTCAAGACCTGGCATGTGCTGAATGATAGGGAGCGTCTGAGCTGTGCCCAGGGGGCCTTCCTGGCCTTGACCCAGCACCTCCAGCTCGTGGGGGATGACCAGAGTGACCTGAACCCTGGCAGTCCCATCCTTCTGGCTCAGCTAGGGGCTGCAACACTCAGGGCCCAAGGCCTACTGGGCAACATGGCTGCCATCATGACTGCCCTGGGCCTGCCTATCCCCCCAGAAGAGGACACTCTCGGGCTTGTCCCCTTAGGGGCCTGGGCCTTCGAGAGGAAATGTCGAGGTTATGTAGTAACCCAGGAATATGGCCATTGGACTGACCGAGCTGTGAGGGACTTGGCTCTGCTCAAGGCCAAATACCCTGGGTAGAGGAGGTGGAACTTCCCGTCAGAGGCTGCAACACTTCCCCTTTCACAACGGACTATTTTCTGCCTTGCTTCTTGGCTAGAAAGGAGACACATCTTGTCTAGGAGACAGGGCTTGTGTACCATGTATTTGGGAAAATTTCCTGGTAACCAGGCCTCAAGTCGCCACTGCCTGGGCCTTCCTGCCTAGGTCCTATGGCCTCCCTTCCAGATCTGGGTGGGACTCTATGGATATCATTTTATGGATTACCAGTCCAGTGGTACTGGTTGCTCACCTCCTGGGTGGAAAAAAGTATCTCTTTGAAGTGGCTTCACTTCCCACTCCACGGGGCAGTACAGTTGGTCTCCTTCCTGGGCTCTCCCTGAGACCTTCTCCCTCCTGTAATTTCGGGGAGGTCCAGGGGCTGCCTTCTTGTCTCTGTCTACCTCACTTCCTGTATGAAGATATGGACTTTCTGAGCAACTAGGCCTCCCTTCTTGCTGGCGCTCATTTCCTCCCCTAGTCTACCTCTCCGACTACGGCCACTGTTCCAACTTCCCATCTTAAGGGGCTTCACTTCTTATTCAATGGACGTCTGATTCTTGAAAAACTAAGGGTTTGTGTCACATCTGTTTCCTGCTCAGGACACATCCACTTCCTGTTCTGGGCTGAGAGATGGCATCCCTGGCCTGGGGCGCTCATGAATCTCCTATTTATACTGTGGCTTTTGGGGATGTCTGGGGGAACCAGTTTGTAACCCAAGGACCTTATTCTCCTTAAAGGTGTCTCCCCATTTTCAACAACTATATATACTGGTAACTttagtgttctttttatttttaaacattttatttacaaaaaattaacttattctcgtaaataaaactctttttaaggggtgatttttttttctctccagtagACCTAActtggggggaagggaaggtaCAGGGAGGGatagggcagagggaggggaagaagggaaaggacaTCAAAGGCAGAGGAGGCAGGGCCGCAAAGGGTGGGATGTGGGAGGGGGAGAGCAGCAGGTGGAGTGACCCTGGGGGAAGGTGGCTGAAATTTGTCTGGAGGAGCCCACCCACCACAGGGTCAGCAGACATGTCCCTGGCCAGGAAAGGACGGAGAGAAGGACAGAGGGAAACAGAGTGCCAGGTGTCCCCTTGAGATGAGGCGCAGATGTACACATGCTCACATGGGG from Tursiops truncatus isolate mTurTru1 chromosome 15, mTurTru1.mat.Y, whole genome shotgun sequence includes:
- the LOC117308154 gene encoding cardiotrophin-2-like, which translates into the protein MSYHLPPAPCLLTLLLPPLSLGAPISPAEPISQAYSLALYMQKNTSTLLQTYLQCQGSPFSDPGFSAPELQLSSLPPAAVSFKTWHVLNDRERLSCAQGAFLALTQHLQLVGDDQSDLNPGSPILLAQLGAATLRAQGLLGNMAAIMTALGLPIPPEEDTLGLVPLGAWAFERKCRGYVVTQEYGHWTDRAVRDLALLKAKYPG